The proteins below are encoded in one region of Herpetosiphonaceae bacterium:
- a CDS encoding glycosyltransferase family 39 protein, with translation MKPPRLHLGTIASIFVIAILLRLFVFAYIAHEPRKFYTYDSDGYDRRAMNLLRYGVFASEKAPPLTPDLDRTPVYPAMLAGVFAVAGHTPAAAILLQILLGSVTALLTYGLARELGLSSRVGVLAALIVAVDPLSIMTANHLLTETLFTLLLVGCIWALARYWKTHALRWLALATVLIALTSLTRPISQFLPLALLPLFPLAAAHGQRRAAAAAGVVFVVASLALTYTWAVRNYREAGIFTLSTISDTNLLYYRARAVLADAEGRSQEEAWKALEQRIEQEATARNLSPAETVALQRQEALKIFQRYPGLTVKMLARGVGRLLVDPGYTITCTQLDLQSTALDCFPGRSSMNDPGVIDKALGKLGSMTLVQQLVLLWSTLLLAILYLGAALGTVRLWRERHWLLLALLVLLLAYFIGLSAGGEANSRFRIPIVPFLAILAGAGLTALYEPIKAKIVGVGVENKGTMGRQAGGVGVAPTFPSPSPIVMGEGEARQRRG, from the coding sequence ATGAAGCCCCCCCGGCTACATTTAGGAACGATCGCCTCGATCTTTGTGATCGCTATCCTGCTGCGGCTCTTCGTGTTTGCGTATATTGCGCACGAGCCGCGCAAGTTCTACACCTACGACTCGGACGGCTACGATCGGCGCGCGATGAACCTGCTGCGCTACGGCGTCTTCGCCAGCGAAAAGGCCCCGCCGCTCACGCCCGATCTGGATCGCACGCCGGTCTATCCGGCCATGCTCGCGGGCGTGTTTGCCGTCGCGGGGCATACTCCTGCCGCAGCGATCCTGCTTCAGATTCTGCTCGGCAGCGTGACGGCGCTGCTGACGTATGGCCTGGCCCGCGAGCTTGGCCTGTCGTCGCGGGTGGGCGTGCTCGCGGCGCTGATCGTGGCGGTCGATCCGTTATCGATCATGACGGCCAACCACCTGCTGACCGAGACGCTCTTCACGCTGCTGCTGGTCGGGTGCATCTGGGCGCTGGCGCGCTACTGGAAGACCCATGCGCTCCGCTGGCTGGCGCTGGCGACGGTGCTGATCGCGCTCACGTCGCTGACCCGCCCGATCAGCCAGTTCCTACCGCTGGCGCTGCTGCCCCTGTTCCCGCTGGCTGCGGCGCACGGACAGCGACGCGCGGCAGCGGCGGCAGGAGTCGTGTTTGTGGTGGCAAGTCTCGCGCTCACCTACACCTGGGCCGTGCGGAACTACCGCGAGGCGGGCATCTTTACGCTGTCCACCATCAGTGATACCAACCTGCTCTACTATCGCGCTCGCGCCGTGCTGGCGGATGCGGAGGGCCGGAGCCAGGAGGAAGCCTGGAAGGCGCTGGAGCAGCGCATCGAGCAGGAGGCCACCGCGCGCAATCTTTCACCTGCCGAGACAGTCGCACTTCAGCGCCAGGAAGCGCTCAAGATCTTCCAGCGCTATCCCGGCCTGACGGTCAAGATGTTAGCCAGGGGCGTGGGCCGCCTGCTGGTCGATCCCGGCTATACCATCACCTGCACGCAGCTCGACTTGCAGAGCACCGCGCTCGATTGTTTTCCGGGCCGCTCCTCGATGAACGATCCGGGCGTGATCGATAAGGCCCTGGGCAAGCTCGGCAGTATGACGCTGGTGCAGCAATTGGTGCTGCTGTGGAGCACGCTGCTGCTGGCGATCCTGTATCTCGGCGCTGCGCTCGGCACCGTCAGGCTGTGGCGCGAGCGGCACTGGCTGCTGCTGGCGCTGCTTGTCCTGCTGCTCGCCTACTTCATCGGCCTGTCGGCTGGCGGCGAGGCCAATAGCCGCTTCCGCATCCCGATCGTGCCCTTCCTGGCGATTCTGGCGGGAGCGGGGCTGACGGCGCTCTACGAACCGATCAAGGCAAAGATCGTGGGTGTGGGAGTGGAAAACAAAGGAACAATGGGCCGTCAGGCCGGGGGTGTGGGGGTGGCCCCCACGTTTCCTTCCCCCTCGCCTATCGTAATGGGAGAGGGGGAGGCGCGGCAGCGCCGGGGGTGA
- a CDS encoding O-antigen ligase family protein — MSMTPVLSKRNVLDLAQRPMTLALATTLISVAYGVALAYSVSGLWLVAVPIAAAIAFAALFKPELAAIALIGITWGYLSEAANRSYGIPSLTKPLAGLLALTLIVRRFTGRRTGFVSDTTTWWMLAYLIVIGVGLWYARSPARVLQLLNDFAKDLVLYLVLINLITSKKNLERCIWLLLAVGALLGTLTMYQEITHNYRSDFGGLVRTEVAQIADGIANRPRAGGSTGEPLAFGQQLLTLVPIGLWAIIYGRSLFARCFAAYATVACLAGIGLSFSRSSYVALAVTLALFALHIRLNPRYILPIVALVGVLLWIAPPEFSARFQTLQNLLPSGDTVNIEDQGFNSEASYRMRSIQLGIAFDMFIDHPILGVGAWNFTELYDEYVNERGVAIATSFGPPHNYYLEIAAEHGLIGLSVILGILVLAFSRLRLAQRLFALSGDYRLSRLAVALQIGLVGYLISAAFLHGLYSRFLWLQVSLAVAFALIATKEQTKNKTKEQGNKGTREQRKP; from the coding sequence ATGAGTATGACACCGGTGCTCTCGAAAAGGAATGTGCTGGATCTGGCGCAGCGACCGATGACGCTGGCGCTGGCGACAACGCTGATCAGCGTGGCATATGGCGTAGCATTGGCGTACTCCGTTTCCGGGCTCTGGCTGGTCGCGGTGCCGATCGCGGCTGCGATTGCCTTTGCCGCGCTGTTCAAGCCGGAGCTGGCGGCGATTGCGCTGATCGGTATCACCTGGGGCTACTTGTCGGAGGCCGCCAATCGATCCTATGGCATCCCATCGCTCACCAAGCCGCTGGCCGGACTCCTGGCGTTGACGCTGATCGTCCGGCGCTTCACCGGGCGGCGCACGGGCTTCGTGTCCGATACAACCACGTGGTGGATGCTGGCCTATCTGATCGTGATCGGCGTAGGGTTGTGGTACGCCCGATCTCCGGCGCGCGTGCTTCAGTTGCTCAACGATTTTGCCAAGGATCTTGTGCTCTACCTCGTATTGATCAACCTGATCACGTCGAAGAAAAACCTTGAGCGCTGCATCTGGCTCCTGCTGGCCGTGGGCGCGCTGCTGGGAACGCTCACGATGTACCAGGAGATCACCCACAACTACAGATCGGATTTTGGCGGGCTGGTGCGCACGGAGGTCGCGCAGATCGCCGACGGCATTGCCAACCGACCACGGGCGGGCGGCTCCACAGGCGAGCCGCTGGCCTTCGGGCAGCAGCTCTTGACTCTGGTGCCGATCGGGCTGTGGGCGATCATCTACGGACGGTCGCTCTTTGCGCGCTGCTTTGCGGCCTACGCGACGGTTGCCTGTCTGGCTGGCATTGGGCTGAGCTTTTCGCGCAGCTCGTATGTGGCGCTGGCCGTGACGCTGGCGTTATTCGCGCTGCACATTCGGCTCAATCCACGCTATATACTGCCGATCGTGGCGCTGGTAGGCGTGCTGTTGTGGATCGCGCCGCCTGAGTTTAGCGCACGCTTTCAAACCTTGCAAAATCTCCTGCCCAGCGGCGATACGGTCAATATCGAGGACCAGGGCTTCAACAGCGAGGCATCATATCGGATGCGCTCGATTCAGCTTGGTATCGCCTTCGATATGTTCATCGATCATCCGATCTTGGGCGTGGGAGCCTGGAACTTCACCGAGCTTTACGACGAGTACGTCAACGAGCGGGGCGTCGCCATTGCGACCAGCTTTGGGCCGCCGCATAACTACTACCTTGAGATCGCAGCCGAGCATGGCCTGATCGGGCTGAGCGTCATCCTGGGCATCCTGGTGCTCGCGTTCAGCCGCCTGCGCCTTGCCCAGCGGCTCTTTGCGCTGAGCGGCGACTACCGGCTGTCCAGGCTAGCGGTAGCGCTCCAGATCGGGCTGGTGGGCTACCTCATCTCGGCAGCCTTCTTGCACGGCCTGTACTCGCGCTTCCTATGGCTTCAGGTCAGTCTGGCAGTAGCGTTTGCGCTGATCGCGACGAAAGAACAAACAAAGAACAAAACGAAGGAACAAGGGAACAAGGGAACAAGGGAACAAAGGAAGCCCTGA
- a CDS encoding lipopolysaccharide biosynthesis protein, with protein sequence MSLGKKTAQGVFWNYVSFAGGKFLTFISTIILARLGLGPDQFGQVAIALLAITYLDAIGDLGIAAALIYQRDDVERAAQVAFSISVAMGIVLWGLATLLAPFVGAYFGEPGAVPMLRVLAVTLLIQSFGNVHMALLSKELEFRRKLLPDLSRNFAKGFGAIGLALLGFGPWSLIWGQVLSAFAATIALWIVQPWQPRLLWDTRLGKQMLSYGLQILGIEILAVFWSTADYVMVGRYLGKTELGLYQTAFRISDLLIINMCIVAGRVLFPSYAKLSHDHHALRRGFLTTLRYISLITLPVSIGLAAIAPFFVSIFFGAEWLLMIPALALLALRAGLSTLSFNSGHLFKAIGRPDIVNKEMIAKLAVLLLVVWLTVPYGFVAVALGQIGVALFSVALDLGISVRVLKVTPAAIWQQLRSALLGALVMGAAVWTVVVSTPRGWDLLGLIGAIVVGIVSYAAVLWMTERKLLLDSLRSIVQLVRPTQPAIGKSS encoded by the coding sequence ATGAGTCTTGGAAAGAAAACCGCTCAGGGCGTGTTTTGGAATTACGTCTCCTTTGCGGGCGGCAAATTTCTTACATTTATTAGCACGATCATCCTAGCGCGGCTGGGACTGGGGCCGGATCAGTTCGGACAGGTGGCGATTGCGCTGCTGGCGATCACCTATCTTGATGCGATCGGCGATCTGGGCATCGCGGCGGCGCTGATCTACCAGCGCGATGATGTCGAGCGCGCCGCGCAGGTGGCCTTCAGCATCAGCGTGGCAATGGGCATCGTGCTCTGGGGCCTGGCGACGCTGCTCGCGCCCTTCGTGGGGGCGTACTTCGGCGAGCCGGGCGCGGTGCCGATGCTGCGGGTGCTGGCCGTTACACTGCTGATCCAATCGTTCGGCAACGTCCACATGGCGCTGCTGAGCAAGGAGCTTGAGTTTCGGCGCAAGCTCCTGCCCGACCTGAGCCGCAACTTTGCTAAGGGATTCGGCGCGATCGGCCTGGCGCTGCTGGGCTTCGGGCCGTGGAGCCTGATCTGGGGCCAGGTACTCAGCGCATTCGCGGCGACGATTGCGCTGTGGATCGTGCAGCCGTGGCAGCCGCGCCTGCTGTGGGATACCCGGCTGGGCAAGCAGATGTTGAGCTACGGCCTGCAAATCCTCGGCATCGAGATCCTGGCGGTCTTCTGGTCAACCGCAGATTATGTGATGGTCGGGCGCTACCTGGGCAAGACTGAGCTGGGCCTGTACCAGACGGCGTTTCGCATCTCGGACCTGCTGATCATCAATATGTGCATCGTGGCCGGGCGGGTGCTCTTTCCATCATACGCCAAGCTGAGCCACGATCATCACGCGCTGCGCCGGGGCTTTTTGACGACGCTGCGCTATATCTCGCTGATCACGCTGCCGGTCAGCATCGGCCTGGCGGCTATCGCGCCGTTCTTTGTCAGCATCTTCTTCGGCGCGGAGTGGCTGCTGATGATCCCGGCCCTGGCGCTGCTGGCGCTACGCGCCGGGCTCAGCACGCTCTCGTTCAACAGCGGCCACCTCTTCAAAGCGATCGGACGGCCCGATATTGTCAACAAAGAGATGATCGCCAAGCTGGCCGTGCTGCTGCTCGTGGTCTGGCTGACCGTGCCCTACGGCTTTGTGGCGGTCGCGCTGGGCCAGATCGGCGTGGCGCTCTTCAGCGTGGCGCTCGACCTGGGCATCAGCGTGCGTGTCTTGAAGGTCACGCCCGCCGCGATCTGGCAGCAGCTCCGGTCGGCGCTGCTGGGCGCGCTGGTGATGGGCGCTGCCGTCTGGACGGTCGTCGTCAGCACGCCGCGCGGATGGGACCTGCTGGGACTCATCGGCGCGATCGTCGTGGGCATCGTGAGCTACGCGGCTGTGCTGTGGATGACCGAGCGCAAGCTGCTGCTGGACAGCCTGCGGTCGATCGTGCAGCTCGTACGACCGACGCAGCCCGCGATCGGCAAATCATCGTGA